Proteins from a single region of Ziziphus jujuba cultivar Dongzao chromosome 1, ASM3175591v1:
- the LOC107430062 gene encoding uncharacterized protein LOC107430062 → MTIVLQISINFSACQLRTLHDDIFKKSIKLNLLPRRKVGAFHHNRFRVRGCRERWSFSGAVSREGGILVKGEKWKGKKGSVLVRFNQGFGFNGGGGSGGGGGGGGGGSDNGATARLLGNIAFAIGLTYLSVTGQLGWLLDAIVSIWLFAVIVPIVGLGAFLWWAGRDIVQDSCPNCGNDFQIFKSTLNDDLQLCPFCSQPFSVVDNKFVRDSVKFSNQSTTFGQAFNDFYSSRKDKDSSKSVVDVEAEVKDAD, encoded by the exons ATGACAATAGTCCTTCAAATCTCCATTAATTTCTCAGCCTGCCAGTTGAGAACTTTGCATGATGACATATTCAAGAAATCCATTAAGTTGAATCTTCTACCGAGGAGAAAAGTTGGTGCTTTTCATCACAACCGGTTCAGAGTGAGGGGTTGTAGGGAGAGATGGTCATTCTCTGGAGCGGTTAGCAGAGAAGGTGGGATCTTGGTGAAGGGTGAGAAGtggaagggaaagaaaggatCGGTTTTGGTGAGGTTTAATCAGGGCTTTGGTTTTAATGGCGGTGGAggaagtggtggtggtggtggtggtggtggtggtgggagtGATAATGGTGCCACTGCTAGGCTTCTGGGTAATATAGCTTTCGCTATTGGATTGACCTATCTTTCAGTTACTGGGCAGCTTGGTTGGCTGTTGGATGCAATTGTTTCCATTTGG CTATTTGCAGTAATTGTACCAATAGTTGGTTTGGGTGCTTTTCTCTGGTGGGCAGGACGGGATATAGTTCAAGATAGT TGCCCAAACTGTGGAAATGATTTTCAGATTTTCAA ATCTACCTTAAATGATGATTTGCAGCTTTGCCCTTTCTGCAGTCAACCTTTCTCTG TGGTGGATAATAAGTTTGTAAGGGACTCTGTGAAGTTCTCCAACCAGTCTACTACATTTGGACAGGCGTTTAATGATTTTTATAGTTCCAGAAAAG ATAAGGATTCTTCTAAGTCAGTTGTTGATGTTGAAGCAGAAGTAAAAGATGCAGACTGA
- the LOC107430112 gene encoding uncharacterized protein LOC107430112 isoform X2 — MAACTLAARQAANLLRLSSPKSASTAQAASLVHRRGLAGGGDHHGPPKVNFWQDPLNPSKWKEEHFVIVSLTGWGLLLYGGYKYFTKGKKDNEEEKVGEPSH, encoded by the exons ATGGCGGCATGTACGTTGGCAGCGCGCCAAGCGGCGAATCTTCTTCGGCTTTCTTCACCTAAATCGGCTTCTACGGCTCAAGCCGCTAGTCTAGTCCATCGGCGTGGCCTCGCCGGCGGCGGAG ATCACCATGGACCTCCAAAGGTGAACTTTTGGCAGGATCCTTTGAACCCATCTAAATGGAAAGAAGAACAT TTTGTAATTGTCTCCTTAACTGGATGGGGCTTACTCTTATATGGGGGCTACAAGTATTTTACTAAAGGCAAGAAGGACAATGAGGAAGAG AAAGTCGGAGAACCATCGCACTAA
- the LOC107430086 gene encoding uncharacterized protein LOC107430086 produces MLLTVGMWGLNCATSAYPTPPALKASIPMATLRSSSSPPPSLPINHRYHRIDSPFVSEVVEAVDSLYAEFKAVDNLVAHNTTRVLKAFQNARVGYHHFGGCTGYGHDEAGGREALDQAFAEIVGAESAIVRSQFFSGTHAITCALFAFLRPGDELLAVAGPPYDTLEEVIGKRDSHGMGSLNDFGVKYREVSLAKDGGLDWENLRTSLRPETKCALIQRSCGYSWRKSLSVYEIEKAIKIIKMQNPNCLVMVDNCYGEFVESIEPPMVGADLIAGSLIKNPGGTIAPCGGYVAGRERWVKAAAARLSAPGLGIDCGATPGDVMRSFFQGLFLSPQMVGETIKGTLLIAEVMASKGYKVQPLPRVPRHDTVQVILLLYVILAMTQYRLYSLETVSVSLLSVRLYKEAPQLVHMLNRWLEQLLDMHQR; encoded by the exons ATGTTGTTGACGGTGGGAATGTGGGGTTTAAACTGCGCAACCTCTGCTTATCCTACACCACCTGCTCTTAAAGCTTCCATTCCCATGGCTACACTTCGTTCAAGCTCTTCACCACCACCCTCTCTTCCTATCAATCATCGTTATCATCGCATTGACAGTCCCTTTGTTTCAGAG GTTGTGGAAGCGGTAGACTCCTTGTATGCAGAGTTTAAAGCTGTGGATAATTTGGTGGCACACAATACCACCCGTGTTCTTAAAGCTTTCCAAAATGCTCGAGTTGGATATCAT CACTTCGGCGGATGCACTGGTTATGGTCATGATGAAGCTGGGGGACGTGAGGCACTTGACCAAGCTTTCGCAGAAATAGTTGGCGCTGAATCAGCAATAGTTCGTTCTCAG TTTTTTTCAGGAACTCATGCAATAACTTGTGCTTTGTTTGCTTTTCTAAGGCCAGGAGATGAG CTTTTGGCAGTTGCTGGTCCTCCGTATGACACCTTAGAGGAAGTTATTGGAAAAAGGGACTCTCATGGTATGGGATCCCTGAATGACTTTGGAGTAAAATACCGAGAAGTTTCA CTTGCTAAGGATGGTGGACTTGACTGGGAAAATCTTAGGACTTCTTTGAGACCTGAAACAAAATGTGCACTCATACAGAGATCATGTGGTTACTCCTGGCGTAAGAGTTTAAGTGTTTATGAGATAGAGAAAGCAATAAAGATAATCAAG ATGCAGAATCCTAACTGCTTGGTCATGGTGGATAATTGTTATGGTGAATTTGTGGAAAGCATTGAACCTCCGATGGTG GGTGCAGATTTGATTGCTGGTAGTTTAATTAAAAATCCGGGTGGAACTATAGCACCATGCGGTGGTTATGTTGCTGGGAGGGAGAGGTGGGTAAAAGCTGCTGCAGCTCGTCTATCTGCCCCAGGGCTTGGCATTGATTGTGGCGCAACTCCTGGAGATGTTATGCGATCATTTTTCCAAGGACTGTTCCTTTCTCCTCAAATGGTGGGCGAGACGATCAAG GGAACCCTTCTAATTGCTGAAGTTATGGCTTCGAAAGGATACAAAGTACAGCCACTTCCTCGTGTTCCTCGCCATGACACAGTACAggttattttacttttatatgttATCCTCGCCATGACACAGTACAg GCTGTACAGCTTGGAAACCGTGAGCGTCTCCTTGCTTTCTGTGAGGCTGTACAAAGAAGCTCCCCAGTTGGTTCATATGCTAAACCGGTGGCTGGAGCAACTCCTGGATATGCATCAGAG GTAA
- the LOC107430134 gene encoding uncharacterized protein LOC107430134, producing the protein MKMGRSHGAKWFILFMTVSLLAVCQARTIVVGGSEGWRFGFNYTDWAIQNSPFYINDKLVFKYDPPSNSSSAYSVYLLPYLWSFVDCNLSDADLLANATQGSGEGFEVVLDQWKPYYFASDGGNSYNCKDGLMKFFAVPWPHQ; encoded by the exons ATGAAGATGGGTCGGAGCCATGGAGCAAAATGGTTCATACTCTTCATGACTGTCTCTTTGTTGGCAGTCTGCCAGGCCAGAACCATTGTTGTCGGAGGGTCTGAAGGTTGGCGTTTTGGCTTTAACTACACTGACTGGGCTATCCAAAACAGTCCCTTTTACATCAATGACAAACTCG TTTTCAAGTATGATCCTCCAAGCAACTCCAGCTCTGCTTATAGCGTCTACTTGCTGCCATACCTTTGGAGCTTTGTGGATTGCAATTTAAGCGATGCGGATCTGTTGGCGAATGCAACGCAAGGAAGCGGTGAGGGCTTTGAGGTTGTGCTGGACCAGTGGAAGCCTTATTACTTTGCCAGTGACGGTGGCAATAGCTACAACTGCAAAGATGGTCTGATGAAATTCTTTGCAGTGCCATGGCCTCACCAATAG
- the LOC107429908 gene encoding lysine-specific histone demethylase 1 homolog 2 isoform X2 → MGTPVSDGSISKRSLRKKAGLRNYDENLMDELIEKHLGGTLKKRNRTKEDLEKETETEAMIAFSLGFPIDALLEDEIRAGVVRKLGGKEQNDYIVVRNHILARWRDNVRMWLSKGQIRETVSKETTEGSVIIVGAGLAGLAAARQLLSFGFKVMILEGRNRPGGRVYTQKLGLEGKFAAMELGGSVITGIHANPLGVLARQLSIPLHKVRDNCPLYKPDGAPVGKDIDSKVEVIFNKLLDKVMELRQIMGGLATDISLGSVLETLRQLYAVARSNEERQLLDWHLANLEYANAGCLSDLSAAYWDQDDPYEMGGDHCFLAGGNWRLIKAMSDGLPIFYGKTVSAIRYGNEGVEVVAGDQVFQGDMVLCTVPLGVLKKKTLKFEPELPQRKLEAIERLGFGLLNKVAMVFPHVFWGEDLDTFGCLSEHSNTRGEFFLFYGYHTVSGGPVLIALVAGEAAKTFECTDPSILLHRVLSILRGIYNPKGVNVPDPIQTICTRWGSDPLSYGSYSHVRVGSSGSDYDLLAESVGNRLFFAGEATTRQYPATMHGAFLSGLREASCIYRAARGHQNNPRKYVQRNVGPSNDLMVDLFKKPDLEYGNFSFVFDPSTEDPRSMGLVRVNFSSNEGGYKEELSNSFVDSSNQPLHLYTVISRQQACELELLTGGDARRLSHLVKNLGLKLLGPSAMGYLGNSLITDITNARRGRGRNRTYVGQK, encoded by the exons ATGGGAACCCCTGTTTCTGATGGTTCTATTTCGAAGCGGTCTTTGAGAAAGAAAGCGGGTTTGCGAAATTATGATGAGAATTTGATGGATGAGCTTATAGAGAAGCATCTGGGTGGTACTTTGAAGAAGAGGAATAGAACGAAGGAGGATTTGGAGAAAGAGACCGAGACCGAGGCTATGATAGCCTTTTCTCTTGGTTTCCCAATTGATGCGCTGCTCGAGGATGAAATTCGAGCTGGGGTAGTGAGAAAATTGGGTGGGAAGGAACAGAATGATTATATTGTTGTGAGGAATCACATACTCGCAAGATGGAGGGACAATGTGAGAATGTGGCTTTCTAAAGGGCAGATTAGAGAAACTGTGAGTA AGGAGACAACAGAAGGGTCTGTCATTATTGTTGGCGCAGGACTTGCTGGGCTGGCTGCGGCAAGGCAACTCTTGTCGTTTGGTTTCAAGGTGATGATTCTAGAAGGTAGGAATCGACCTGGTGGAAGAGTTTATACTCAAAAGTTGGGACTGGAGGGTAAATTTGCTGCAATGGAACTTGGTGGCAGTGTTATTACTGGAATCCATGCTAATCCTCTTGGAGTTCTGGCTCGGCAACTTTCTATTCCACTTCATAAGGTCAGAGACAATTGCCCCTTGTACAAGCCAGACGGGGCACCTGTTGGTAAGGACATTGATTCCAAGGTTGAAGTCATCTTTAACAAGTTACTTGACAAAGTCATGGAACTTCGACAAATTATGGGTGGTCTTGCAACTGATATTTCTCTGGGCTCAGTTTTGGAGACACTCAGGCAGTTATATGCTGTGGCCAGAAGTAATGAGGAGAGGCAACTTCTTGATTGGCATCTTGCAAATTTGGAATATGCAAATGCTGGATGTCTATCGGACCTCTCGGCTGCCTACTGGGATCAGGACGACCCGTATGAAATGGGTGGTGACCACTGCTTTCTAGCTGGAGGTAACTGGAGATTGATAAAAGCAATGTCTGATGGATTGCCTATATTCTATGGGAAGACTGTGAGTGCTATTAGGTATGGAAATGAAGGAGTTGAGGTGGTTGCTGGGGACCAAGTATTTCAAGGAGATATGGTGTTATGCACCGTGCCTCTTGGGGTTCTTAAAAAAAAGACTCTCAAATTTGAACCCGAGTTGCCCCAGAGAAAGCTTGAAGCAATTGAGAGGCTGGGATTTGGACTGCTGAATAAAGTTGCAATGGTTTTTCCTCATGTTTTCTGGGGAGAAGACCTGGACACATTTGGATGTCTCAGTGAACATAGTAATACCCGTGGAgagttctttttgttttatggtTATCATACTGTTTCTGGAGGTCCAGTTCTTATAGCATTGGTGGCTGGAGAAGCTGCAAAAACATTTGAATGCACAGATCCATCTATTTTGCTCCATCGTGTTTTAAGCATCCTCAGAG GTATATATAATCCTAAAGGTGTTAATGTGCCTGATCCAATTCAAACAATATGTACAAGATGGGGTAGTGATCCCCTTTCCTATGGTTCATACTCTCATGTTAGAGTAGGGTCATCTGGCTCTGATTATGATTTGCTAGCAGAAAGTGTGGGAAATCGGCTATTCTTTGCAGGTGAGGCCACAACTAGGCAATATCCAGCCACTATGCATGGTGCCTTTTTAAGCGGACTTAGAGAAGCTTCATGCATATATCGAGCTGCAAGGGGTCATCAAAAcaatccaagaaaatatgttcaaAGGAATGTTGGACCAAGTAATGATTTGATGGTAGATCTTTTCAAAAAGCCTGATCTAGAATATGGAAATTTCTCGTTTGTATTTGACCCTTCAACAGAAGACCCAAGATCAATGGGGCTTGTCAGAGTTAATTTTAGTAGTAATGAAGGCGGTTATAAAGAGGAGTTATCTAACAGCTTTGTAGATTCCTCAAATCAACCCTTGCATCTCTATACTGTTATATCTCGACAACAGGCATGTGAGCTAGAATTGTTGACAGGAGGAGATGCAAGAAGGTTGTCACACTTGGTTAAAAATCTGGGCTTGAAGCTGCTAGGACCTAGTGCAATGGGATATTTAGGCAACTCTTTAATAACTGATATTACTAATGCACGAAGAGGCAGGGGCCGGAATCGCACCTATGTTGGGCAGAAATGA
- the LOC107430112 gene encoding uncharacterized protein LOC107430112 isoform X1, whose translation MAACTLAARQAANLLRLSSPKSASTAQAASLVHRRGLAGGGDHHGPPKVNFWQDPLNPSKWKEEHFVIVSLTGWGLLLYGGYKYFTKGKKDNEEEAFSPCRKSENHRTNFGTVSKSLCQ comes from the exons ATGGCGGCATGTACGTTGGCAGCGCGCCAAGCGGCGAATCTTCTTCGGCTTTCTTCACCTAAATCGGCTTCTACGGCTCAAGCCGCTAGTCTAGTCCATCGGCGTGGCCTCGCCGGCGGCGGAG ATCACCATGGACCTCCAAAGGTGAACTTTTGGCAGGATCCTTTGAACCCATCTAAATGGAAAGAAGAACAT TTTGTAATTGTCTCCTTAACTGGATGGGGCTTACTCTTATATGGGGGCTACAAGTATTTTACTAAAGGCAAGAAGGACAATGAGGAAGAG GCCTTTTCTCCTTGCAGAAAGTCGGAGAACCATCGCACTAATTTTGGGACTGTTTCAAAATCTCTCTGCCAATAA
- the LOC107429908 gene encoding lysine-specific histone demethylase 1 homolog 2 isoform X1, whose product MGTPVSDGSISKRSLRKKAGLRNYDENLMDELIEKHLGGTLKKRNRTKEDLEKETETEAMIAFSLGFPIDALLEDEIRAGVVRKLGGKEQNDYIVVRNHILARWRDNVRMWLSKGQIRETVSSEYEQLLSSAYDFLLYNGYINFGVSPSFTSQMPEETTEGSVIIVGAGLAGLAAARQLLSFGFKVMILEGRNRPGGRVYTQKLGLEGKFAAMELGGSVITGIHANPLGVLARQLSIPLHKVRDNCPLYKPDGAPVGKDIDSKVEVIFNKLLDKVMELRQIMGGLATDISLGSVLETLRQLYAVARSNEERQLLDWHLANLEYANAGCLSDLSAAYWDQDDPYEMGGDHCFLAGGNWRLIKAMSDGLPIFYGKTVSAIRYGNEGVEVVAGDQVFQGDMVLCTVPLGVLKKKTLKFEPELPQRKLEAIERLGFGLLNKVAMVFPHVFWGEDLDTFGCLSEHSNTRGEFFLFYGYHTVSGGPVLIALVAGEAAKTFECTDPSILLHRVLSILRGIYNPKGVNVPDPIQTICTRWGSDPLSYGSYSHVRVGSSGSDYDLLAESVGNRLFFAGEATTRQYPATMHGAFLSGLREASCIYRAARGHQNNPRKYVQRNVGPSNDLMVDLFKKPDLEYGNFSFVFDPSTEDPRSMGLVRVNFSSNEGGYKEELSNSFVDSSNQPLHLYTVISRQQACELELLTGGDARRLSHLVKNLGLKLLGPSAMGYLGNSLITDITNARRGRGRNRTYVGQK is encoded by the exons ATGGGAACCCCTGTTTCTGATGGTTCTATTTCGAAGCGGTCTTTGAGAAAGAAAGCGGGTTTGCGAAATTATGATGAGAATTTGATGGATGAGCTTATAGAGAAGCATCTGGGTGGTACTTTGAAGAAGAGGAATAGAACGAAGGAGGATTTGGAGAAAGAGACCGAGACCGAGGCTATGATAGCCTTTTCTCTTGGTTTCCCAATTGATGCGCTGCTCGAGGATGAAATTCGAGCTGGGGTAGTGAGAAAATTGGGTGGGAAGGAACAGAATGATTATATTGTTGTGAGGAATCACATACTCGCAAGATGGAGGGACAATGTGAGAATGTGGCTTTCTAAAGGGCAGATTAGAGAAACTGTGAGTAGTGAGTATGAACAACTGTTATCTTCTGCTtatgattttcttctttataatGGATATATTAATTTTGGGGTTTCGCCATCATTTACATCTCAAATGCCAGAGGAGACAACAGAAGGGTCTGTCATTATTGTTGGCGCAGGACTTGCTGGGCTGGCTGCGGCAAGGCAACTCTTGTCGTTTGGTTTCAAGGTGATGATTCTAGAAGGTAGGAATCGACCTGGTGGAAGAGTTTATACTCAAAAGTTGGGACTGGAGGGTAAATTTGCTGCAATGGAACTTGGTGGCAGTGTTATTACTGGAATCCATGCTAATCCTCTTGGAGTTCTGGCTCGGCAACTTTCTATTCCACTTCATAAGGTCAGAGACAATTGCCCCTTGTACAAGCCAGACGGGGCACCTGTTGGTAAGGACATTGATTCCAAGGTTGAAGTCATCTTTAACAAGTTACTTGACAAAGTCATGGAACTTCGACAAATTATGGGTGGTCTTGCAACTGATATTTCTCTGGGCTCAGTTTTGGAGACACTCAGGCAGTTATATGCTGTGGCCAGAAGTAATGAGGAGAGGCAACTTCTTGATTGGCATCTTGCAAATTTGGAATATGCAAATGCTGGATGTCTATCGGACCTCTCGGCTGCCTACTGGGATCAGGACGACCCGTATGAAATGGGTGGTGACCACTGCTTTCTAGCTGGAGGTAACTGGAGATTGATAAAAGCAATGTCTGATGGATTGCCTATATTCTATGGGAAGACTGTGAGTGCTATTAGGTATGGAAATGAAGGAGTTGAGGTGGTTGCTGGGGACCAAGTATTTCAAGGAGATATGGTGTTATGCACCGTGCCTCTTGGGGTTCTTAAAAAAAAGACTCTCAAATTTGAACCCGAGTTGCCCCAGAGAAAGCTTGAAGCAATTGAGAGGCTGGGATTTGGACTGCTGAATAAAGTTGCAATGGTTTTTCCTCATGTTTTCTGGGGAGAAGACCTGGACACATTTGGATGTCTCAGTGAACATAGTAATACCCGTGGAgagttctttttgttttatggtTATCATACTGTTTCTGGAGGTCCAGTTCTTATAGCATTGGTGGCTGGAGAAGCTGCAAAAACATTTGAATGCACAGATCCATCTATTTTGCTCCATCGTGTTTTAAGCATCCTCAGAG GTATATATAATCCTAAAGGTGTTAATGTGCCTGATCCAATTCAAACAATATGTACAAGATGGGGTAGTGATCCCCTTTCCTATGGTTCATACTCTCATGTTAGAGTAGGGTCATCTGGCTCTGATTATGATTTGCTAGCAGAAAGTGTGGGAAATCGGCTATTCTTTGCAGGTGAGGCCACAACTAGGCAATATCCAGCCACTATGCATGGTGCCTTTTTAAGCGGACTTAGAGAAGCTTCATGCATATATCGAGCTGCAAGGGGTCATCAAAAcaatccaagaaaatatgttcaaAGGAATGTTGGACCAAGTAATGATTTGATGGTAGATCTTTTCAAAAAGCCTGATCTAGAATATGGAAATTTCTCGTTTGTATTTGACCCTTCAACAGAAGACCCAAGATCAATGGGGCTTGTCAGAGTTAATTTTAGTAGTAATGAAGGCGGTTATAAAGAGGAGTTATCTAACAGCTTTGTAGATTCCTCAAATCAACCCTTGCATCTCTATACTGTTATATCTCGACAACAGGCATGTGAGCTAGAATTGTTGACAGGAGGAGATGCAAGAAGGTTGTCACACTTGGTTAAAAATCTGGGCTTGAAGCTGCTAGGACCTAGTGCAATGGGATATTTAGGCAACTCTTTAATAACTGATATTACTAATGCACGAAGAGGCAGGGGCCGGAATCGCACCTATGTTGGGCAGAAATGA
- the LOC107429732 gene encoding uncharacterized protein LOC107429732, protein MEALRSSSSTSTFIIVLVFVCGVIAQANAYTSLYCSNTYSRCYGKTVTCPYECPSSDSEDPKAKVCYINCDSPHCEAQCKKRKPNCNSPGSACYDPRFIGGDGVVFYFHGKSNEHFSLVSDLNLQINGRFIGHRPAGRTRDYTWIQALGILLNSHSFSVEATKVAKWDNQVDHLKFTYNGEDQIIPEGHLSIWYSPNKDIKVERISSKNSVVVSLKDTAEILVNVVPVTKEDNRVHNYQVPSDDCFAHLEVQFRFFSLSPKVEGVLGRTYRPDFVNPAKPGVAMPVLGGEDKYRTSSLLAPDCGSCLFTKEGVSQKEITPTVKEYDLLDCTRGFSGGYGIVCKK, encoded by the exons ATGGAAGCCTTGAGAAGCAGCAGTTCCACTTCCACTTTTATCATTGTCCTTGTGTTTGTTTGTGGCGTAATCGCTCAAGCAAATGCATATACCTCTCTTTACTGTAGCAACACCTATAGCCGATGCTATGGAAAGACTGTGACATGCCCTTATGAATGCCCCAGCAGTGACTCAGAAGACCCCAAGGCCAAAGTTTGCTACATCAACTGTGATTCACCCCACTGCGAGGCCCAGTGCAAAA AACGTAAACCAAACTGCAACAGCCCTGGATCGGCCTGCTATGATCCACGCTTCATTGGTGGTGATGGAGTTGTTTTCTACTTCCATGGAAAAAGCAATGAGCATTTCAGCTTAGTCTCCGATCTCAACCTCCAAATCAATGGCCGCTTCATCGGCCACAGACCTGCAGGCCGAACCCGTGACTACACTTGGATCCAAGCCTTGGGAATCCTTCTAAACTCTCATAGTTTCAGTGTGGAAGCAACGAAAGTAGCAAAATGGGATAACCAAGTTGACCATTTGAAATTCACCTACAATGGTGAAGATCAAATCATTCCAGAAGGCCATCTCTCCATTTGGTATTCGCCCAACAAAGACATCAAAGTAGAGAGAATTTCGAGCAAGAACAGCGTCGTTGTATCATTGAAAGACACCGCAGAGATTTTGGTGAATGTTGTACCCGTGACAAAAGAAGATAACAGAGTCCATAACTATCAGGTCCCTTCTGATGATTGTTTTGCTCATTTGGAAGTCCAATTCAGGTTCTTCTCTCTCTCACCGAAAGTTGAGGGAGTTCTTGGAAGGACTTACAGGCCGGACTTCGTGAACCCAGCGAAACCCGGTGTGGCAATGCCGGTTTTAGGCGGTGAAGACAAATACAGAACCAGTTCCCTTCTGGCTCCAGATTGTGGGTCTTGCTTGTTCACCAAGGAAGGTGTTTCCCAGAAGGAAATTACTCCAACAGTGAAAGAGTATGACCTGCTCGACTGTACCAGAGGCTTCTCTGGAGGATACGGGATTGTTTGCAAGAAATGA
- the LOC107429743 gene encoding phytohormone-binding protein → MAKEKKAQVKVKVGIESLWRTMTKDLALVVPKIAPTIVESMEVIEGDGGLGSLFLLHLCIGASKKLQKEKIVELDESAYRFGIQVVEGPALTRGSFSTLTSTFQVSAVGEKESLVDVNVVYQTDRQDQAIIEEMAIQPPLNFILGLEKFLLQLSE, encoded by the exons ATGGCGAAGGAGAAGAAAGCTCAAGTAAAAGTTAAAGTTGGGATTGAATCCCTATGGAGAACTATGACCAAAGATTTGGCACTTGTTGTGCCAAAAATAGCACCCACCATTGTGGAAAGTATGGAAGTGATTGAAGGAGATGGTGGCCttggctctctctttctcttgcaTCTTTGTATCG GAGCAAGCAAAAAATTACAGAAGGAAAAGATTGTGGAACTAGATGAGTCAGCATACAGATTTGGTATCCAAGTGGTAGAAGGGCCTGCGCTGACTAGGGGTAGTTTCTCTACACTGACGAGCACATTCCAAGTGAGTGCAGTGGGAGAGAAGGAGAGCCTTGTGGATGTGAATGTGGTGTATCAGACAGACAGACAAGATCAAGCTATCATTGAAGAGATGGCGATTCAGCCACCTCTCAATTTCATCCTAGGACTAGAGAAATTTCTGTTACAACTTTCTGAATAA
- the LOC107429826 gene encoding phytohormone-binding protein: MMNEVKTHVIVGVEIDALWKALSKEMRFVIPKIIPNLVKSVEIIEGDGGIGTVFLFSFGSDVEMMSHQKEKIVELDESAHQIGIQVVEGGHLNHGFSFYQTTFQLSAIEEHRTQVNVKVLYESATEERTMPSKTTASALSFISSLENYLLHGASKK, translated from the exons ATGATGAATGAAGTTAAAACGCATGTAATAGTAGGCGTAGAGATTGATGCCTTGTGGAAAGCTCTGTCCAAAGAGATGAGATTTGTTATTCCAAAAATAATTCCGAATTTGGTAAAGTCCGTGGAAATCATAGAAGGCGATGGAGGAATTGGTACAGTCTTCCTCTTCAGTTTTGGATCCG ATGTAGAAATGATGAGTCACCAGAAAGAAAAGATTGTGGAGCTTGATGAGTCTGCACATCAAATCGGTATTCAAGTCGTAGAAGGAGGGCATTTGAATCATGGGTTTTCGTTCTACCAAACAACTTTTCAACTCTCAGCAATTGAGGAGCACAGGACTCAAGTCAATGTCAAGGTCCTCTATGAGTCAGCAACTGAAGAAAGAACCATGCCATCCAAGACAACAGCATCTGCTCTCTCTTTCATCAGCAGCCTAGAAAATTATCTGCTGCATGGTgcttcaaagaaataa
- the LOC107429723 gene encoding protein ULTRAPETALA 2, producing the protein MARGPKRPAKRVVVSESGMFTDEKMNNIKGLQRGPDFVATPCGCTSRRFGDSTGILKVFTSGLFLITCNCSPQCQQGRMTPEEFEKHSMREGLRKWKSNIWVIKDDEKIPLWKTGILKYYKHASNVNNRACRTRRKRNFHRDEFITCSKCKKDRRFRLRTKEECRIYHDALANKRWKCVDGPYDRITCEDAEERATRKIVRGCPRTATCKGCTSCVCFGCIRCRFWDCRCRTCVDFMQNAEP; encoded by the exons ATGGCCCGAG gaccaaAGAGACCAGCAAAGCGGGTTGTGGTGAGTGAGAGTGGCATGTTCACAGACGAGAAGATGAACAACATCAAAGGGCTACAGCGAGGGCCGGACTTCGTTGCAACTCCTTGCGGCTGCACAAGCCGTAGGTTCGGTGATTCCACAGGAATTCTCAAGGTTTTCACCTCTGGCCTCTTCTTAATCACCTGCAACTGCTCTCCTCAATGCCAGCAAG GAAGAATGACACCAGAAGAATTTGAGAAGCACTCAATGCGAGAGGGACTGAGGAAGTGGAAAAGCAACATATGGGTAATTAAAGATGACGAAAAAATTCCCCTGTGGAAAACAGGTATCTTGAAGTATTACAAGCATGCCTCCAATGTCAACAACCGGGCATGTAGGACTCGTCGCAAACGGAATTTCCACCGTGACGAATTCATCACCTGTTCAAAGTGCAAGAAAGATCGCAGGTTTCGTCTTCGCACCAAAGAAGAATGCAGGATTTATCATGATGCTTTGGCCAACAAAAGGTGGAAATGTGTTGATGGGCCCTATGACAG gATCACATGTGAAGATGCAGAAGAGCGTGCAACTCGGAAAATCGTGAGAGGATGCCCTCGTACTGCAACATGCAAGGGTTGCACATCCTGTGTGTGTTTTGGGTGCATCAGGTGCCGTTTCTGGGATTGCAGGTGCCGAACATGTGTAGACTTCATGCAGAATGCAGAACCATAG